One region of Paralichthys olivaceus isolate ysfri-2021 chromosome 12, ASM2471397v2, whole genome shotgun sequence genomic DNA includes:
- the commd8 gene encoding COMM domain-containing protein 8 — MVASLSRLPVTDCLKLCHKVVDGLCGRDAPRRADYSATWSLEEWLALLDSLTAFFRLAVGNNSSDEEVLAGLRDVVSSHAEMLLSVLRAREEEIHRALLDRTNCISSATLQDFDWQLKLALSSDKISSLHTPLLSLSLDLRENGDLRPVTMEMNREELNTLISSLEAANKVVLQLK, encoded by the exons atggtggcctcacTGAGCAGGTTACCTGTCACGGACTGTCTGAAG CTTTGTCACAAGGTGGTGGATGGACTGTGTGGCCGGGATGCTCCTCGCCGGGCGGATTACAGCGCCACCTGGAGCCTGGAGGAGTGGCTGGCGCTGCTTGACTCCCTGACTGCCTTCTTCCGTCTGGCAGTGGGGAACAACAGCTCAGATGAAGAG GTGCTGGCTGGGCTGAGAGATGTGGTCAGCAGCCACGCTGAGATGTTGCTCAGTGTGCTACgagccagagaggaggagatccaCCGCGCTCTTTTGGACAGAACCAACTGCATCTCCTCTGCTACTCTGCAGGATTTTGACTGGCAGCTGAAG TTGGCTCTGTCCAGTGATAAGATCTCATCCCTCCACACTCCTCTGCTCAGCCTCAGTCTGGACCTGAGAGAGAACGGAGACCTCCGGCCCGTCACCATGGAGATGAACCGAGAGGAGCTAAACACCCTCATCAGTTCGCTGGAGGCTGCTAATAAG GTGGTGCTGCAGTTGAAATGA